In Iodobacter fluviatilis, the DNA window AATGGGGGCTTTAGGCCTTGCCATGATCGGGGTGATTGCTTTAGCGCCGGTGCTGGCGACTTTGCTTGGGCCGGTGGTGATTCCGCTTTATGAAGCAGTGGGCGCAAATCCAGCCATGTTTGCCGGAACCTTGCTGGCTAACGATATGGGCGGCTATTTCTTAGCCAAAGAATTAGCCAGTGGCGATACCGCTGCCTATCTGTATTCCGGCTTATTGCTGGGCGGAATGATGGGGGCAACTGTCGTATTTCATATTCCGGTGGCGCTGGGCATCATCGAAAAAGAAGATCGTCGCTTTCTGGCGCTGGGCATTATGGCCGGCATTATCACGATTCCCCTTGGCTGTATTGCCGGAGGTTTGGTGGCGATGGCTATGGGCGTTGCGGTAAATGGCCAAGTGGCTGATTTCAATGTGGTGATGCTGCTGAAAAATATGATCCCCGTGATTATCGTGGCGGCATTGCTGGCGTTGGGCCTGAAGTTTATGCAAGAGAAAATGGTTGCGGGCTTTCAAATTTTTGCCAAATGCCTTGTGGTGGTGATTACTTTTGGCTTGGTTTTAGCCGTGCTTGAAGTGACCGTTGATTGGACCATTATTCCTGGGATGTCGCCTATTTTCTCTAGCTCTGGTCAAGGTGGTGAGATGCTGGGGATTGAGAATATCGGCTTTATTGCCTGCGTATTGTTGGGTGCTTATCCCATGGTCTTTATGCTTACACGCTGGTTTGATAAACCTTTAATGCGTGTGGGTAGCCTGCTGGGTATGAACGATACCGCTGCGGCAGGTTTGGTGGCGACATTGGCTAATTCGATCCCGATGTTTGGCATGCTGGCCAAGATGGATAACCGGGGCAAGGTGATTAACGTGGCCTTTGCCGTATCTGCCGCCTTTACGCTTGGCGACCATCTGGGTTTTACCGCAGGCAATATGTCGGCGATGATTTTGCCGGTGATCGTGGGTAAATTATTTGGTGGTTTTACTGCCGTAGCCTTGGCAATGAAGCTAGCACCTAAAGATGATATGACTCCAGCGGCCAAGCCAGTGAGTCAGTTGTCTCACGCTTAAGGAGCTGCAGATGTCACGTCGGCAAATTCAAAGCGTGGGTATCGATATCGGGACCACCACCACCCAAGTGATTTTCTCGAGGCTCGAGCTGATTAATCGGGCCGGTGTCTCGCAGGTGCCGCGTTATGAGTTTTCTAAGCGTGACATCGTGTATGTTAGCCCCGTGGTGTTTACCCCCATCGATTTTGAAGGGCGGCTTCGTGAGGATGAACTCGCGGTCTTTATCCGTGAGCAGTACGCCACGGCCGGGATGGATCAGCAGAGTGTTGAATCTGGCGCAATCATCATTACCGGTGAAACGTCCAAGGCTCAA includes these proteins:
- the eutH gene encoding ethanolamine utilization protein EutH, which gives rise to MGINDIIMWFMMIFMIIAAFDRMLAQFGGSEAVLGKIGLGSVGRQIGGSGEQFDEGFMAMGALGLAMIGVIALAPVLATLLGPVVIPLYEAVGANPAMFAGTLLANDMGGYFLAKELASGDTAAYLYSGLLLGGMMGATVVFHIPVALGIIEKEDRRFLALGIMAGIITIPLGCIAGGLVAMAMGVAVNGQVADFNVVMLLKNMIPVIIVAALLALGLKFMQEKMVAGFQIFAKCLVVVITFGLVLAVLEVTVDWTIIPGMSPIFSSSGQGGEMLGIENIGFIACVLLGAYPMVFMLTRWFDKPLMRVGSLLGMNDTAAAGLVATLANSIPMFGMLAKMDNRGKVINVAFAVSAAFTLGDHLGFTAGNMSAMILPVIVGKLFGGFTAVALAMKLAPKDDMTPAAKPVSQLSHA